A window of Bacteroidota bacterium contains these coding sequences:
- a CDS encoding MOSC domain-containing protein has protein sequence MKELRLSQITIYPVKSLGGIALTSALAEQRGLRYDRRWMIVDEQNKFITQRENSNMALIGTRLDTNGFELFHKHFPENKIFIPFAITHGESLLVTVWDDTCVALHWNEEADKWLNLTLNMNCKLVYMPESTHRQVDTKFAHNKEITSFSDGFPYLIIGEESLNNLNSKLEKTIPMNRFRPNFVFEGGEAFDEDTWLKFKIGEVNFVGAKPCGRCAITTINQEDATQSKEPLKTLSKYRTQKNKVLFGQNLLTDSGGKINVGDKLVVLAYKSEK, from the coding sequence ATGAAAGAACTTAGGTTATCACAAATTACAATTTATCCGGTTAAATCGTTAGGCGGCATTGCTCTTACTTCGGCATTAGCCGAGCAGCGAGGATTAAGATATGACAGGCGTTGGATGATTGTAGATGAGCAAAATAAATTTATTACACAACGTGAAAATTCAAACATGGCTTTGATTGGAACGCGTTTAGATACCAATGGTTTTGAATTGTTTCACAAGCATTTTCCTGAAAATAAAATTTTCATTCCATTCGCTATTACGCATGGAGAATCACTCCTTGTGACCGTTTGGGACGATACATGCGTGGCATTGCATTGGAATGAAGAGGCAGATAAATGGTTGAATTTAACCCTCAACATGAATTGCAAATTAGTATATATGCCCGAAAGTACACATCGTCAGGTGGATACAAAATTTGCCCATAATAAAGAAATAACCAGCTTTTCAGACGGCTTTCCTTATTTAATTATTGGAGAAGAATCATTAAACAATTTAAACTCCAAATTAGAAAAAACAATTCCGATGAACCGCTTTCGACCAAATTTTGTTTTTGAGGGAGGAGAAGCTTTTGATGAAGATACTTGGTTAAAATTTAAAATTGGCGAAGTGAACTTTGTGGGTGCAAAACCATGCGGGCGATGTGCCATTACAACAATTAATCAGGAAGACGCAACACAAAGTAAAGAGCCATTAAAAACACTCAGTAAATATAGAACCCAAAAGAATAAAGTATTATTTGGACAAAATTTACTTACCGATTCCGGAGGAAAGATTAATGTGGGCGATAAATTAGTGGTGTTAGCATATAAATCTGAAAAGTGA